CCTTTCGCGACAGCCGCCCCGATATCGTGCTGCTCGACCTGATGCTGCCCGGTATGAGCGGTATCGACGTCGCCCGGTCGATCCGGGCGGAGTCCGGCGTGCCGATCGTCATGCTGACCGCCAAGAGCGACACCGTGGACGTCGTGCTCGGCCTGGAGTCCGGCGCCGACGACTACGTGGTCAAGCCGTTCAAGCCCAAGGAGCTGGTCGCCCGGATGCGGGCCCGACTGCGCCGGGGCGAGGACGTGGCCCCCGAGATGCTGACCATCGGGCCGCCGGACAACCAGATCACCATCGACGTGCCCGCGCACACCGTGAGCCGCAACGACGAGGAGGTGAAACTGACTCCGCTGGAGTTCGACCTGCTGGTCGCGCTCGCCCGTAAGCCGCGTCAGGTCTTCACCCGCGAGGTGCTGCTGGAGCAGGTCTGGGGCTACCGGCACGCGGCCGACACCCGTCTGGTCAACGTGCACGTCCAGCGGTTGCGAGCCAAGATCGAGCCGGACCCGGAGCGACCAGAAATCATCCTCACCGTGCGGGGCGTGGGTTACAAGGCGGGGACCGGATAGCCTGGTCGCACTGTGTCGACCTCGCCGCCCCCACACTCCCCGAGCACGGCTGCCCGCCGGCCCAGCGCCGGCGGGGAGGTCTGGCGTGCGGTGAGCGGCCGGGTCGCCCGGGTGGTGGCCCGGATGCACCAGACCTGGCGCCGCTCCCTGCAGGTTCGGGTCGTGACCATCACGCTGGTCGCGTCCAGCCTGCTGGTCGGCGGTTTCGCGTTCCTGATCGCTGACAAGATCACCACCATCCTGCTCGACAGCGCCCGCAGCGACGTCCGGCAGCGGGTGATCAGCGGTGCCAGCTACACGGCCAAGCAGGTCTCCCTCTATGGCCAGCCGCAGGAGGCGCAGCTCCAGGAAACCATCGACGGCACGGTCAACTACCTGGCCGGCGGCGACCCCCAGCAGACCAGCGGGGTGGTGGTGGCGATCACGGCCGACGGCTATGCCCACGACATCCAGACGCGCACCGCACCCTCCGCCAACGTCCAGCCGCTGATCAGCCCGGAGTTGCGGGCCGCGATCGCCGACGGCAAGGTGGCCAGCCAGATCCGCACCGGCCGGCTCACCGGTGACTCCACCAAATACCTGGTGTACGGCTCGCCGGTGCCCACCCAATTCGGCCAGATCGAGCTCTACTACCTGGTGCCGTTGACCCGGCAGGACGTCACTGCCGGCGACGCCCGAGCCACCGTGGTGGCCACCGGGGTCGCCCTGGTGATCCTGCTCGGGCTGCTCGCGGCGCTGGTCACCCGGCTGGTGGTCAACCCGGTCCGGGTCGCCGCGCGGACCGCCCAGCGACTCTCCGCCGGCCTGCTCGACCAGCGGATGGTGGTCAACGGCGAGGACGACCTGGCCCTGCTCGCCGCGTCGTTCAACCAGATGGCCACCAACCTGCAACGGCAGATCCTGCGCCTGGAGGAGATGTCCCGACTGCAGCGCCGCTTCACCTCCGACGTCTCACACGAGCTGCGCACCCCGCTGACCACGGTCCGGATGGCCGCTGACCTGATCTTCGCTGAGCGCGACGAGTTCGACCCGGCGGTGGCCCGCAGCGCCGAGCTGCTCCAGGCCGAGTTGGACCGGTTCGAGGAGCTGCTCACCGACCTGTTGGAGATCAGCCGGTTCGACGCGGGCTTCGCCATGCTGGACTCCGAGCCGACCGACCTGGTGCCGGTGGTGCATCGGGTGGTCGACCGGCTGGCTGGCCTGGCCGAGCGGGTGGGCGTGCCCATCGAGCTCGACCTGCCGGGCACGCCGGTGATCGCGGAGGTCGACCCGCGCCGGGTCGAGCGGGTGCTGCGCA
The nucleotide sequence above comes from Micromonospora luteifusca. Encoded proteins:
- the mtrA gene encoding MtrAB system response regulator MtrA — protein: MRARVLVVDDDPALAEMLGIVLRSEGFQPSFVADGERALAAFRDSRPDIVLLDLMLPGMSGIDVARSIRAESGVPIVMLTAKSDTVDVVLGLESGADDYVVKPFKPKELVARMRARLRRGEDVAPEMLTIGPPDNQITIDVPAHTVSRNDEEVKLTPLEFDLLVALARKPRQVFTREVLLEQVWGYRHAADTRLVNVHVQRLRAKIEPDPERPEIILTVRGVGYKAGTG
- the mtrB gene encoding MtrAB system histidine kinase MtrB; translation: MHQTWRRSLQVRVVTITLVASSLLVGGFAFLIADKITTILLDSARSDVRQRVISGASYTAKQVSLYGQPQEAQLQETIDGTVNYLAGGDPQQTSGVVVAITADGYAHDIQTRTAPSANVQPLISPELRAAIADGKVASQIRTGRLTGDSTKYLVYGSPVPTQFGQIELYYLVPLTRQDVTAGDARATVVATGVALVILLGLLAALVTRLVVNPVRVAARTAQRLSAGLLDQRMVVNGEDDLALLAASFNQMATNLQRQILRLEEMSRLQRRFTSDVSHELRTPLTTVRMAADLIFAERDEFDPAVARSAELLQAELDRFEELLTDLLEISRFDAGFAMLDSEPTDLVPVVHRVVDRLAGLAERVGVPIELDLPGTPVIAEVDPRRVERVLRNLVGNAVEHGEARPVLITLGVDETAVAITVRDRGVGLKVGEEKLVFNRFWRADPSRARQTGGTGLGLSISLEDARLHGGWLEAWGAPGQGAQFRLTLPARAGDRLTTSPLRLVPADAALPFGGPRDGGPLAIGPGSGGALAIDPAPAGDGHRAEVGS